The window GCCAGGCTGCTGGTCCCAGGGATCGACCGAGGAGGAGGCACTCCTGAACATCCAGGACGCGATCCAGGAGTATCTCGCGGCCCGCGACCAACTTTTAGAGGGCGCGACCGTGCGCGAGGTTGAGGTTACCACGTAAGCTTGCCGAAGATTCCCGGCATCAACCACCAGGATGCCGTTCGCGCCCTGCAGAAGGCCGGGTTTCGAATTGTCCGACAGGGCAAGCATATCGTGATGAGCGACGGCATCCGGATTCTTACCATCCCCAGACACAACCCGATAAACGCGTTCACTATGGGAGGTATCGTCCGCGACGCAGGTCTCACAGAAGATGAGTTCCGGGACCTGCTATAGTGCAGCGGCTAACAATTCGGTCCAGCCGACGAAGTCGCCGCTGTCAGCCGGCATTACCCATGACCACTGACGCGCCCCACCAGCGGAGCGCTGGGATGGCTGAGACCGTTCTCGACGTGCGCCGCCTCAAGAAGCACTTCCCGGTCAAGCGGGGGGTGCTCAGTAGCCGGGTGCTGGGGCTGGTCAGGGCGGTCGACGGGATCAGCTTCACCGTCGAGCGCGGGGAGACCTTCGGGCTGGTCGGGGAGTCGGGGTGCGGGAAGACGACCACGGCCCGGGTCATCCTGCTTCTGGAGCGCGCCACCGAGGGGAGCATTTTCGTCTCGGGCCGGGAGATCGGAGGGCTGCGGGGGCGCGAGCTCCGGCGGCACCGCGCCTCCGTCCAGGCGGTGTTCCAGGATCCCTACAGCTCCCTCAACCCGAGGAAGCGGGTGGGGGCGATCATCGCCGAGCCGCTCGTGGTCAACCGGGCCCTCCCGCGCCCGGCCCTCCCGCGGCGCGTCGCCGAACTCCTGGACCAGGTCGGGCTGCCTCCGAAGAGCGGCGACCTCTATCCGCACGAGTTCAGCGGGGGCCAGCGGCAGCGGATTGCCATCGCGCGGGCCCTGGCCCTGAATCCGAGCCTCGTCGTCCTCGATGAGCCTGTGTCGGCGCTGGATGTCTCCATCCGGGCCCAGATCATGAACCTGCTCAGGGATCTGCAGAAACGGCTGGGCCTCACGTACCTCCTCATCGCCCATGACCTTGCCAGCATCCGCTACATGGCCACGAGCGTCGGGGTGATGTACCTCGGGCGACTCGTGGAAACCGCCCCGGCGGAGGAGCTGTTCTCGCGTCCGTGTCACCCCTACACCCAGGCCCTCCTCTCCGCGGCGCTGCCGTCGCACCCTGACATCAAGCGGGAGGAGGTCATCCTGCCCGGCGAAGTCCCGAGCCCGCTTCACGTTCCCTCCGGCTGTCGCTTCCACCCTCGCTGTCCGGCGGCCATGCCGGTCTGCGCCGAGGTGGATCCAGCGGCGCGGGAAGTTCGCCCGGGCCATGCCGTGGCCTGCCACCTCTACTGAGCCGGTGCTCCCGGCTCTGCCCTGTCACGAGGAGGGTCGTCATGACGGGTAAGGTTGCGGTGTATCAGGGGCCCGGCCAGCCGATGGAGCTCCGGGAGTACCCGTTGCCCGAGGTCGGCTCCGAGGACATCCTCGTCAGGATCCGCTGCGCGAACATCTGCGGCTCCGATCTCCACATCTGGCACGGGCGCGGGCCGGGCATGCCCCGCGGCCGCTCGGTCTCCGGCCACGAGATGGTCGGCGAGGTGTTTCGCCTGGGCCGCGAGGTGAAGCACGACTGCCTGGGCCAGGCGCTTCGGGAGGGCGACCGCATCGCCTACGCCTATTTCGTCCCGTGCGGCGCGTGCCCGGCCTGCCTCAGCGGCGGCCCCGGGTGCGCCAATCGCTACCGATTCTGGTTGGGGAGCGTGGACGAGCCGCCGCATTTCCGCGGCGCCTACGGCGAGTACTACTACCTGCGAAAGGGGCAGACGCTCTGCAAGGTCCCGGACGAGTTGAGCGACGCCGAGGTATCCCCCGTCAACTGCGCCCTCTCGGAAGCCCTGTACGGGCTGGATGAGATCGGCGTCCGCCTGGGGGACGCGGTCGTGATCCAGGGCGCCGGAGGGCTCGGGCTCTACGCGACGGCGCTGGCGCGAGACATGGGAGCCGGCCAGGTGATCGTGCTCGACAAGCGGGCAGAGCGGCTCGCGCTGGCGAAGGAGTTCGGCGCCACCCACGTGATCAACGTGGACGCGACAAGCGAGAAGGACCGCCGGGAGCAGGTGCGCCATCTGACCCGCGGCCACGGCGCTGACGTGGTCGCCGAGTTCGTCGGCGTCCCGAGCGTTGTCGAGGAAGGCGCTCGGCTCCTCCGGCAGGGCGGCCGCTACCTGTGGATCGGCAACATCACTCCCGGCCTCCCGTCGGCGCTGGATCCGGGAACGGTCGTGCGCGGGGCCCAGACGGTGAAGGGCGTGATCGTGTATGAGCCCTGGGTGCTGCCGCGGGCGATCGACTTCCTGGCGCGGCGCCGGGACACCTACCCGTTCGGCAAGATCATCTCCCACGCGTTCCCGTTCGAGGAGATCAACCGCGCCTTCAAGTTCGCG is drawn from Candidatus Rokuibacteriota bacterium and contains these coding sequences:
- a CDS encoding type II toxin-antitoxin system HicB family antitoxin yields the protein MRYKIALRKTEEGYSVSVPGLPGCWSQGSTEEEALLNIQDAIQEYLAARDQLLEGATVREVEVTT
- a CDS encoding ATP-binding cassette domain-containing protein — protein: MAETVLDVRRLKKHFPVKRGVLSSRVLGLVRAVDGISFTVERGETFGLVGESGCGKTTTARVILLLERATEGSIFVSGREIGGLRGRELRRHRASVQAVFQDPYSSLNPRKRVGAIIAEPLVVNRALPRPALPRRVAELLDQVGLPPKSGDLYPHEFSGGQRQRIAIARALALNPSLVVLDEPVSALDVSIRAQIMNLLRDLQKRLGLTYLLIAHDLASIRYMATSVGVMYLGRLVETAPAEELFSRPCHPYTQALLSAALPSHPDIKREEVILPGEVPSPLHVPSGCRFHPRCPAAMPVCAEVDPAAREVRPGHAVACHLY
- a CDS encoding type II toxin-antitoxin system HicA family toxin, giving the protein MPKIPGINHQDAVRALQKAGFRIVRQGKHIVMSDGIRILTIPRHNPINAFTMGGIVRDAGLTEDEFRDLL
- a CDS encoding zinc-binding dehydrogenase; translated protein: MTGKVAVYQGPGQPMELREYPLPEVGSEDILVRIRCANICGSDLHIWHGRGPGMPRGRSVSGHEMVGEVFRLGREVKHDCLGQALREGDRIAYAYFVPCGACPACLSGGPGCANRYRFWLGSVDEPPHFRGAYGEYYYLRKGQTLCKVPDELSDAEVSPVNCALSEALYGLDEIGVRLGDAVVIQGAGGLGLYATALARDMGAGQVIVLDKRAERLALAKEFGATHVINVDATSEKDRREQVRHLTRGHGADVVAEFVGVPSVVEEGARLLRQGGRYLWIGNITPGLPSALDPGTVVRGAQTVKGVIVYEPWVLPRAIDFLARRRDTYPFGKIISHAFPFEEINRAFKFADEGGAIRVSLRMGASA